In one Gossypium hirsutum isolate 1008001.06 chromosome D09, Gossypium_hirsutum_v2.1, whole genome shotgun sequence genomic region, the following are encoded:
- the LOC107891131 gene encoding 60S ribosomal protein L12-3, translating to MPPKFDPTQVVDVFVRVTGGEVGAASSLAPKIGPLGLSPKKIGEDIAKETAKEWKGLRVTVKLTVQNRQAKVSVVPSAAALVIKALKEPERDRKKTKNIKHNGNINLDDVIEIAKVMRPRSMAKDLRGTVKEILGTCVSVGCTVDGKDPKDLQEEISEGEVDVPLE from the coding sequence ATGCCGCCGAAGTTTGACCCGACCCAAGTCGTCGACGTCTTCGTTCGAGTCACCGGCGGTGAAGTTGGAGCTGCCAGTTCACTGGCACCCAAAATTGGTCCTCTGGGTCTCTCGCCCAAAAAAATTGGTGAAGATATCGCGAAAGAAACCGCCAAGGAATGGAAGGGTTTACGTGTCACCGTCAAACTGACTGTCCAGAACCGTCAAGCCAAAGTTTCGGTGGTTCCCTCTGCCGCCGCTTTGGTCATCAAGGCACTGAAAGAGCCTGAGAGGGATCGTAAGAAGACAAAGAATATTAAACATAATGGGAACATTAACCTCGATGATGTGATAGAGATTGCGAAAGTGATGAGGCCCAGATCCATGGCCAAGGATTTGAGAGGAACCGTGAAGGAGATTTTGGGAACTTGTGTCTCCGTCGGTTGTACGGTTGATGGGAAAGACCCTAAAGACCTGCAGGAGGAAATTTCTGAAGGGGAAGTCGATGTTCCCTTGGAGTGA
- the LOC107891132 gene encoding uncharacterized protein, with product MATSRIFFGSKPRYIYPTMEFDDGNLINNPSFDHHHHHHLLEFDEVDVWNNSNDQATTNLEAKKPLPSYRASSKKAFKKKEFQISDNNNHRSAQMTAASASLPVNIPDWSTILKAEYREHGKTDEDAVDGDDDGDRDGRVPPHEYLARRRGASFSVHEGIGRTLKGRDLRRVRNAVWKKTGFED from the coding sequence ATGGCAACAAGTAGGATCTTTTTTGGTTCAAAACCACGATATATCTACCCAACTATGGAATTTGATGATGGGAATCTCATCAACAACCCTTCATttgatcatcatcatcatcatcatctgctGGAGTTCGATGAGGTGGATGTATGGAACAATTCAAATGATCAAGCAACAACCAACTTAGAAGCCAAAAAACCATTGCCAAGTTACCGAGCTTCCTCTAAGAAAGCTTTCAAAAAGAAGGAGTTTCAGATTAGCGATAATAATAACCATAGGAGTGCCCAAATGACTGCTGCTTCTGCTTCATTGCCGGTCAACATCCCTGACTGGTCCACGATTCTCAAAGCGGAGTACAGGGAACATGGGAAGACCGATGAAGATGCTGTCGACGGCGATGACGACGGTGATCGCGACGGAAGGGTTCCACCGCATGAGTACTTGGCTAGGAGACGAGGAGCTTCCTTTTCTGTCCATGAAGGAATTGGAAGGACTTTGAAAGGAAGAGATTTGCGTCGTGTTAGGAATGCTGTCTGGAAAAAAACAGGTTTTGAAGATTAA